A single Anopheles arabiensis isolate DONGOLA chromosome 2, AaraD3, whole genome shotgun sequence DNA region contains:
- the LOC120894760 gene encoding uncharacterized protein C11D3.03c isoform X1, whose product MKRTFDYHPPTICYDKPAMAVVSKDEYESRRIRALAGTRVLELIVPKRSARTWTMQAGDMCRVSLPEGSQVGDLNLWNLEHPRQERFYSGKTRQIHSTHLKTYDRLWSCFPYLRPMATFVRDSLADYGIDRDGGSLHDVVGTRCDDYIYKLITGQDRFGSCHSYLTEAVKEHGLGEEDVHDTWNIFMCTGFTRDTQQYFCKPSPARKGDCIEFLAEMNLLVALSACPQGDVSIQVGQKVPDEKCFPLLVEVFRAN is encoded by the exons ATGAAGCGCACTTTCGACTACCATCCGCCAACGATTTGCTACGACAAGCCCGCGATGGCCGTCGTCTCCAAAGACGAGTACGAATCCCGTCGGATTCGGGCGCTGGCCGGCACCCGCGTGCTGGAGCTGATCGTGCCGAAGCGATCGGCCCGCACGTGGACGATGCAGGCCGGCGATATGTGCCGCGTGTCCCTTCCCGAAGGGTCGCAGGTCGGCGATTTGAATCTGTGGAACCTGGAGCACCCCCGACAGGAACGGTTCTATTCGGGCAAAACGCGCCAGATCCATTCGACGCACCTGAAAACGTACGATCGACTGTGGAGCTGCTTTCCGTACCTGCGGCCGATGGCCACTTTTGTGCGGGATTCGCTCGCAGACTACGGCATCGATCGGGATGGCGGATCGCTGCACGATGTGGTCGGGACGAGGTGTGATGACTACATCTACAAGCTTATTACGGGGCAGGATCGGTTCGGCAGCTGCCACAGCTACCTGACCGAGGCCGTGAAGGAGCACGGTTTGGGCGAGGAGGATGTGCACGACACGTGGAACATTTTCATGTGCACCGGGTTTACGCGA GACACTCAGCAGTACTTTTGTAAGCCAAGTCCCGCTCGGAAAGGTGACTGCATTGAGTTTTTGGCGGAAATGAATCTGCTCGTTGCGCTCAGCGCTTGCCCGCAGGGTGATGTTTCGATACAGGTCGGCCAGAAAGTGCCGGACGAAAAGTGTTTCCCATTGCTGGTGGAGGTTTTCCGAGCGAATTGA
- the LOC120894760 gene encoding uncharacterized protein C11D3.03c isoform X2: MKRTFDYHPPTICYDKPAMAVVSKDEYESRRIRALAGTRVLELIVPKRSARTWTMQAGDMCRVSLPEGSQVGDLNLWNLEHPRQERFYSGKTRQIHSTHLKTYDRLWSCFPYLRPMATFVRDSLADYGIDRDGGSLHDVVGTRCDDYIYKLITGQDRFGSCHSYLTEAVKEHGLGEEDVHDTWNIFMCTGFTQDTQQYFCKPSPARKGDCIEFLAEMNLLVALSACPQGDVSIQVGQKVPDEKCFPLLVEVFRAN; encoded by the exons ATGAAGCGCACTTTCGACTACCATCCGCCAACGATTTGCTACGACAAGCCCGCGATGGCCGTCGTCTCCAAAGACGAGTACGAATCCCGTCGGATTCGGGCGCTGGCCGGCACCCGCGTGCTGGAGCTGATCGTGCCGAAGCGATCGGCCCGCACGTGGACGATGCAGGCCGGCGATATGTGCCGCGTGTCCCTTCCCGAAGGGTCGCAGGTCGGCGATTTGAATCTGTGGAACCTGGAGCACCCCCGACAGGAACGGTTCTATTCGGGCAAAACGCGCCAGATCCATTCGACGCACCTGAAAACGTACGATCGACTGTGGAGCTGCTTTCCGTACCTGCGGCCGATGGCCACTTTTGTGCGGGATTCGCTCGCAGACTACGGCATCGATCGGGATGGCGGATCGCTGCACGATGTGGTCGGGACGAGGTGTGATGACTACATCTACAAGCTTATTACGGGGCAGGATCGGTTCGGCAGCTGCCACAGCTACCTGACCGAGGCCGTGAAGGAGCACGGTTTGGGCGAGGAGGATGTGCACGACACGTGGAACATTTTCATGTGCACCGGGTTTACG cagGACACTCAGCAGTACTTTTGTAAGCCAAGTCCCGCTCGGAAAGGTGACTGCATTGAGTTTTTGGCGGAAATGAATCTGCTCGTTGCGCTCAGCGCTTGCCCGCAGGGTGATGTTTCGATACAGGTCGGCCAGAAAGTGCCGGACGAAAAGTGTTTCCCATTGCTGGTGGAGGTTTTCCGAGCGAATTGA
- the LOC120894761 gene encoding protein jagunal isoform X2: MASRGGPMVLGTDGTDFEHRQRVAAHYQISALNKSRLKYCIFFHYLLFFVMLVKLSADILDRLDIFILEIEELQIPPPLWWEYFWCLSVFLSFIGLAAVRGNRVNDMKKYMVGISTIGFVPLLYCIFYYLNDVLEYLNLEEGTELDDTDIFVWQGYPYGLLWYGFVLMAFQVHFFSLFFAWNLIKAWRQRGALKKGQ; encoded by the exons ATGGCTTCCCGTGGTGGACCGATGGTGCTCGGGACAGATGGAACCGACTTCGAGCACAGGCAGCGTGTGGCCGCACACTACCAAATCAG CGCCCTCAACAAATCCCGATTAAAGTACTGCATCTTCTTCCACTATCTGCTGTTCTTCGTGATGCTCGTCAAACTGTCCGCCGACATACTGGACCGGCTCGACATCTTCATACTGGAAATCGAGGAGCTGCAGATACCGCCCCCGCTCTGGTGGGAATACTTCTGGTGCCTGTCCGTGTTTCTCTCCTTCATCGGGCTGGCGGCGGTGCGCGGCAATCGCGTGAACGATATGAAAAAGTACATGGTTGGCATTAGCACGATCGGGTTCGTGCCGCTGCTCTACTGCATCTTCTACTACCTGAACGATGTGCTCGAGTATCTCAACCTGGAGGAAGGTACCGAACTAGACGATACCGACATATTCGTCTGGCAG GGCTATCCGTACGGACTGCTGTGGTACGGGTTCGTGCTAATGGCCTTCCAGGTGCACTTTTTCTCGCTGTTCTTTGCCTGGAATCTGATCAAAGCCTGGAGACAGCGTGGCGCACTCAAGAAGGGCCAGTAA
- the LOC120894761 gene encoding protein jagunal isoform X1, translating to MASRGGPMVLGTDGTDFEHRQRVAAHYQISALNKSRLKYCIFFHYLLFFVMLVKLSADILDRLDIFILEIEELQIPPPLWWEYFWCLSVFLSFIGLAAVRGNRVNDMKKYMVGISTIGFVPLLYCIFYYLNDVLEYLNLEEGTELDDTDIFVWQVIGYPYGLLWYGFVLMAFQVHFFSLFFAWNLIKAWRQRGALKKGQ from the exons ATGGCTTCCCGTGGTGGACCGATGGTGCTCGGGACAGATGGAACCGACTTCGAGCACAGGCAGCGTGTGGCCGCACACTACCAAATCAG CGCCCTCAACAAATCCCGATTAAAGTACTGCATCTTCTTCCACTATCTGCTGTTCTTCGTGATGCTCGTCAAACTGTCCGCCGACATACTGGACCGGCTCGACATCTTCATACTGGAAATCGAGGAGCTGCAGATACCGCCCCCGCTCTGGTGGGAATACTTCTGGTGCCTGTCCGTGTTTCTCTCCTTCATCGGGCTGGCGGCGGTGCGCGGCAATCGCGTGAACGATATGAAAAAGTACATGGTTGGCATTAGCACGATCGGGTTCGTGCCGCTGCTCTACTGCATCTTCTACTACCTGAACGATGTGCTCGAGTATCTCAACCTGGAGGAAGGTACCGAACTAGACGATACCGACATATTCGTCTGGCAGGTAATT GGCTATCCGTACGGACTGCTGTGGTACGGGTTCGTGCTAATGGCCTTCCAGGTGCACTTTTTCTCGCTGTTCTTTGCCTGGAATCTGATCAAAGCCTGGAGACAGCGTGGCGCACTCAAGAAGGGCCAGTAA